A genome region from Tenebrio molitor chromosome 4, icTenMoli1.1, whole genome shotgun sequence includes the following:
- the LOC138129841 gene encoding rhomboid-related protein 2-like produces the protein MDTNDEVSIPLQRVAASPTEEYYRSIFDRADADGDGFITTPELQRMIRRSISTTEGPPPPPEVVRRIHQVADTDHDGRLNYQEFVAMINNPRFKDIFGRYVTKYVNFIVPRKKLGSYDVPDGQEQLYEDQYTCWPPRVGMIIISIIELIFFLVDEIKEENSTTFATGPMAQTFIYDPTKRYQVWRYFTYMFVHIGYLHLVVNLAVQIFIGIPLEMVHGWWRVLLIYVTGVVAGSLGTSMTDPMSKLAGASGGVYSLITAHIATIILNWKQMSFPLVQLFIFLLVTGVDVGTSIYNRYWTDMDEHIGYVAHFGGALAGLLVGIFVLRNLEVTKKENVIWWIAVAAYVALMLVGICWNIFYADYFPKPVY, from the exons GCAGATGCAGACGGCGACGGCTTCATTACCACCCCTGAACTTCAACGGATGATCAGGAGGAGCATTAGCACGACAGAGGGTCCGCCTCCTCCTCCCGAGGTGGTCAGGAGGATACACCAGGTCGCCGACACCGATCACGACGGCCGCCTCAACTACCAAGAGTTCGTCGCCATGATCAACAACCCCAGGTTCAAGGATATCTTCGGCAGATACGTGACCAAGTACGTGAACTTCATCGTACCGAGGAAGAAGTTGGGAAGCTACGATGTGCCGGACGGACAGGAACAGCTGTACGAAGACCAGTACACTTGTTGGCCGCCGAGGGTCGGCATGATCATCATCTCCATCATAGAActgattttctttttggtgGACGAGATCAAGGAGGAGAATTCGACGACGTTCGCGACGGGGCCCATGGCCCAAACGTTTATCTATGATCCCACAAAGAGGTATCAAGTGTGGCGGTACTTCACCTACATGTTCGTCCACATAGG CTACTTACACTTGGTGGTGAACTTGGCGGTGCAGATCTTCATCGGGATCCCCCTGGAGATGGTGCACGGCTGGTGGCGGGTGCTTTTGATCTACGTGACCGGAGTAGTCGCCGGTTCCTTGGGCACGTCCATGACCGACCCCATGTCGAAGCTGGCCGGAGCCAGCGGAGGAGTCTACTCTCTCATCACCGCCCACATTGCCACCATCATCTTG AATTGGAAACAGATGAGTTTTCCCCTGGTTCagctttttattttcttgctGGTAACCGGCGTAGACGTCGGCACGTCCATCTACAACCGCTATTGGACCGACATGGATGAACACATCGGATATGTGGCTCACTTCGGCGGAGCCCTGGCCGGACTCTTGGTCGGAATTTTCGTGCTGAGGAATTTGGAAGTTACCAAAAAGGAAAATGTTATTTGGTGGATCGCCGTCGCGGCGTACGTGGCGTTGATGTTGGTGGGGATCTGTTGGAATATTTTCTACGCAGATTATTTTCCTAAACCAGTCTATTAG
- the LOC138128191 gene encoding zinc finger protein 732-like — MGSETFCTEDDDFTINVVEDPLNGDFDIEEVTVKKEVKTEDAAEYFGVVELNIKIEPTTDSEDELGSSFGFEKSTVKEEFEVDVKLESECDFDHLGDVEEQFSVDGNLRDNLKVVESDSSKESNVNVGKKGRFQCPQCSYQTDSQRPLISHLKAHVEKKKPYTCVNCSFTSFSKSALSVHKVRCTLVENKLHCPHCNYLTIKHKYLNKHMKFNHSENPVYVCKKCPFSTCKWKLVGQHEKKHIKTHKCAECAFETSCKDALRKHVHEIHTKFKHKCEACAFATSSKLKLCQHKKEKHKEAQGARYGNAKKVYRCDLCPYISVKCTNVGRHRKIHLKEKKEGSEVISLQS; from the coding sequence ATGGGAAGTGAAACATTTTGCACAGAGGACGATGATTTTACGATAAATGTGGTGGAGGATCCGTTAAATGGGGACTTTGACATTGAAGAGGTGACTGTCAAGAAAGAAGTGAAAACCGAAGATGCTGCAGAATATTTTGGTGTTGTGGAACTCAACATTAAAATAGAACCGACTACTGATTCAGAAGATGAATTAGGAAGCAGTTTTGGATTTGAAAAAAGTACAGTCAAAGAAGAGTTTGAGGTAGATGTGAAATTAGAATCAGAGTGTGATTTTGATCATCTGGGGGATGTAGAGGAACAATTTAGTGTAGATGGTAATTTGAGAGACAACTTGAAAGTTGTAGAATCAGATTCAAGCAAAGAATCCAATGTAAATGTTGGTAAAAAAGGTAGGTTTCAGTGTCCACAGTGCAGTTACCAAACTGACAGTCAGAGACCATTGATTTCCCACCTGAAAGCGCACGTCGAAAAAAAGAAACCGTACACTTGCGTCAATTGCAGCTTCACCTCGTTCAGTAAATCAGCGTTATCCGTGCACAAAGTGCGGTGCACTTTGGTGGAGAACAAGCTCCACTGCCCCCACTGCAACTACCTCACCATCAAGCACAAATACTTGAACAAACACATGAAGTTCAACCATTCGGAGAATCCGGTTTACGTGTGCAAAAAGTGCCCCTTCAGTACCTGCAAGTGGAAACTAGTCGGCCAACACGAGAAGAAGCACATAAAAACGCACAAATGTGCCGAGTGCGCTTTCGAAACATCCTGCAAAGACGCATTGCGCAAACACGTACACGAGATACACACCAAGTTCAAACACAAGTGCGAAGCATGCGCGTTTGCGACGTCGAGCAAGTTGAAGCTGTGCCAGCACAAGAAAGAGAAGCACAAGGAGGCGCAAGGGGCACGTTACGGCAACGCGAAGAAGGTGTATAGGTGTGATCTGTGCCCTTACATCTCAGTAAAATGCACCAACGTCGGGAGACACAGGAAGATTCACTTGAAAGAGAAGAAAGAGGGAAGTGAAGTGATTTCTCTCCAGTCGTGA